The proteins below are encoded in one region of Luteitalea sp.:
- a CDS encoding plasmid maintenance system killer protein, translating to MIKSFGCAETQRLFETGRSKRFGSISKVATRKLAQLDAAETLEFLRSPPGNRLEALKHDRVAQHSIRINDRWRLCFRWTDSGPEDVEVVDYH from the coding sequence GTGATCAAGAGCTTCGGGTGCGCCGAGACCCAACGGCTTTTCGAAACCGGTCGCTCGAAGCGCTTCGGCTCAATCTCGAAGGTGGCGACGCGAAAGCTTGCCCAGCTTGATGCGGCGGAAACACTCGAATTCCTGCGTTCACCGCCAGGGAATCGACTGGAAGCATTGAAACACGACCGCGTCGCCCAGCACAGCATCCGTATCAATGACCGATGGCGACTTTGTTTTCGCTGGACCGATTCCGGACCTGAAGACGTTGAGGTCGTCGACTACCACTGA